The following are encoded in a window of Bacteroidales bacterium genomic DNA:
- a CDS encoding gliding motility-associated C-terminal domain-containing protein produces the protein MPCVDVDVPNVITPNNDGYNDYFYAKGNFKSLHLIIYNRWGKEIYETSDISGVWDGKVNGAPAAEGTYYYIITYKTVNYHDRDEELSLKGSFAVLR, from the coding sequence ATGCCCTGTGTTGACGTGGATGTTCCTAATGTAATAACGCCAAATAACGACGGTTATAACGATTATTTTTACGCTAAAGGAAACTTTAAAAGTTTACACTTGATAATATATAACCGATGGGGTAAGGAAATTTATGAAACAAGTGACATTTCAGGAGTATGGGATGGGAAAGTAAATGGAGCTCCTGCAGCAGAAGGAACGTATTATTATATTATTACTTATAAAACGGTGAATTACCATGACCGTGACGAAGAACTTAGCTTAAAGGGAAGTTTTGCTGTGCTGAGATAA